Below is a genomic region from Pseudazoarcus pumilus.
GCGATTCCGCGCTGTGCCGCGTCGCGCAGGCGTTGAAGAAATCGCTGCGCGTACAGGACGTGCTGTGCCGTATCGGCGGCGACGAGTTCCTCGTGATCTGTCCGGGCGGCACGCTCTCGACCACGCTGACCTGCGCAGAGCGCGCGCGCCAGGCAGTGGAGGAGGCCATGCTGGAATTCGGCGGCAAGCGCGTCGCGCTGGCCGTGAGCATCGGCGTGGCCGAGCGCTGGCCGGAGATGGCCGACGCGAGCGAACTGGTCAAGCTTGCCGATCGCGGCGCGTATCTGGCCAAGCAGGGCGGACGCAACGCGGTGCAGTCGGTGCAGAAGCCGGGCTAGCCCGTTCGTTGGTCTGGCTTTGTGGTTTTTTTGCCAAGCGCATGTAACGCGGTTTGTAATTCGTAACAAACTACTTTAAGTTCGGCCCGTATCTGTTTGACCACGGCCGAAGCATGAAGCGGAGCGATTTTCAGGACGAAATCCGGGAGTTGAACATCGCCTATCTGATGCTGGCGCAGAAGATGCTGCGCGAGGATCGCGATACGGCAATGTTCCGCCTCGGCATCGGCGACGAGGTCGCCGACCTGATCGGCGGGCTGTCGAGCGCCCGTCTGGTGCGCATGGCGACCGGCCAGATGCTGTTGCCGGTGTTTCGCTTCGATGATGTCAAGCTGGCGGGCCTGCTGGCCGGGGAAGGGCGCGACGCCGCCAGTTCCAGCATCCACGCCGCGATCGTTGCAGCCGGCCGCCTGGCCGACGAGAACAACTGAGGGAAGTCCGGATGAAGAACAAGAGCGTGATTGCCGAGGCCGACGACGTGCGTCGCGCCATCGAGATGGTCAGCCTCGGAGCGCGCATGCAGATGCTCGAAGCCGAAACCCGGCTCAGCCGCGAGCGCCTGCTGCGCATCTACAAGGAGGTGCGCGGCGTCTCCCCACCGAAGGGCATGTTGCCGTTCTCCACCGACTGGTTCATGGCCTGGCAGCCCAATGTGCACGGCTCGCTGTTCATGGGTTTCCACCGCTTCTTCTCGGCCCGCAGCGGCGTGTCGCCGCTCGAGGCAGTACTCAAGGCCTATCACCTGTATCTCGACCACATCGATGCAGCGAGCCTCGAGCCGGTGCTGAGCATCACGCGCGCGTGGACCCTGGTGCGTTTCTTCGATGCCGACATGCTGCAGCTTGCGCCGTGCAGCGGCTGCAACGGACGTTACGTCGCCCATGCCTACGATCCGGTGCACGACTACACCTGCGGGCTGTGCAACATGCCCTCGCGTGCCGGCAAGGGGCGTGGCCGCGGCAAGGTCAGCCCGAACGCGCGCGCCGTGCGCGAGCGCGTCGCAAGCATGGATTGAAGTCGCGCACTGCGTCGACGCAACCAGACCGCCCGCGGGGCGGTTTTTTTTTGCCGCCGGGCCGCCTCACGAAAAAAAACGCCCCCTGGGGGAGCAGGGGTTTCGCGCAGCGGCGCTCCGCGCCTGCGGAACGAGCCGGCTGTGCAAAGCCGGCCCCTCGCGCCGCCCGCGCGAGCGGGCAAGCGTGGGGGTATTTTTCATGTCAAGTTTTGGTCCGATGCACCGTTACTTTAAGATACGCATTCCCTGTCCCTTCCGGATCGACGCGCTCGAGGTACGCTGGTGCTGCTAATCGTCGGATACATAGTCGTCCTGCTCGCGTCGATCGGCACCTACGCGATGCACGGCAGCCTGCTGGCCCTGTGGGTGCCGCTGGAATACCTCGCGATCTTCGGCCTGATGGTCGGCTCCTTCGTCGGCGGCAACTCGCCGCGTGCGATGAAGGCGACCCTCGGCGCGCTGCCCAGCGTGCTCAAGGGCGAGCGCTACAACAAGGCGCTGTACATGAACCTGCTGGGGCTCATGTACGAAGTTCTCGCCAAGGTGCGCAAGGAAGGCCTGATGGCGATCGAGGCCGATGTCGAGAATCCCGAGTCGAGTGCGCTGTTCGGCAAGTATCCGGACGTCATGGCCGATCACCATGCGGTCGAGTTCCTCACCGACTACCTGCGCATGATGGTGGGCGGCAACCTCAATGCCTTCGAGATCGAGGCGCTGATGGACGCCGAGATCGAGACCCATCACCACGAGGCCAAGGCGCCGGCCGACATCGTCGCCAAGATTGCCGACGGGCTGCCGGCCTTCGGCATCGTCGTGGCGGTCATGGGGGTGGTCAATGTCATGGGCTCGGTCGGCGAACCGCCGGCGGTGCTCGGCAAGATGCTCGCCGGCGCGCTGGTCGGCACTTTCCTCGGCATCCTGCTCTCCTACGGTTTCGTGCAGCCCATCGCGAGCCAGCTCGAGCAGCGTGCCGAAGCCGGCGCCAAGGTCTTTCAGTGCATCAAGGTCGTATTGCTGGCGAGCATGAACGGTTATGCGCCGCAGGTCGCCGTCGAGTTCGGTCGCAAGGTACTGCATTCGGCCGACCGGCCCGGTTTCCTCGAGCTCGAGGAAGACATCAAGAACCGGAAGAAGTCGGGATGACGGGCCGTGCGCCCGTCGTCCCGCGTGAGTCATGAGCGACGAGAACCAGCAGCCCATCGTCATCCGCCGCGTCAACAAGGGGCACGCGGCCCATCACGGTGGCGCGTGGAAGATCGCCTACGCGGACTTCGTCACCGCGATGATGGCCTTTTTCCTGATGATGTGGCTCCTCGGCTCGACCTCGGACGGTGACCTCAAGGGCATTGCCGATTTCTTCCAGAGCCCGCTGCGCGTGGCGCAACAGGGTGGCAGCGGTTCGGGGGACAGCTCCAGCATCATCCCCGGGGGCGGCGAAGACCTGTCGCGCGCGGTCGGTCAGGTCAAGCGTGGCGAGGTCGAGCCGCAGCGGCGCATGATCAACCTCGAGGCGGCGCGCGCGCGTCAGGCCGTGCCGGCCGAGGCCGATGGGCAGGAAACTCGCGAACGCGCGCGCCTGATCGACATGAAGGGGCGGCTCGAGGCGCTCATCGAGGCTACGCCCAACCTGCGCGCGTTCAAGAACCAGATCCTCATCGACATCACCTCCGAGGGCCTGCGCATCCAGCTCGTCGACGAGCAGAACCGGCCGATGTTCGACCTGTCGAGCGCCGAGCTGCGGCCACACACGCGCGAGTTGCTGCGCGCGATCGGGCGCGCGCTCAACGACCTGCCCAACCGGCTCAGCCTGTCGGGCCACACCGATGCCAAGCCCTTCCCGGACGGCGAGCGCGCCTTCTCGAACTGGGAGTTGTCGGCCAACCGCGCCAATGCCTCGCGCCGCGAACTGATCGCCGGTGGCCTGGATCCGTCCAAGATTGCGCGTGTGGTCGGGCATTCCGACACGATTCCGTTCAATCCGGAGGATGCTTTCGACCCGTCGAACCGCCGCATCAGTATCATCGTCATGAACAAGCGCACCGAAGAAGCGGTGCTCGGCGAGAACCCGACCTTCGATGTCGAGGCCGACCCGGGGCCAGACGATCCGGAAACCCTGCTCGAGCAGATCGGAAACGAAATTGAATAACACCGCCATGCTTCGCGGCATGGTCGCGGATGCTTCCAGGAAGAGCCGGCAATGAGCTTGCACGATCGTAATCCGGGGCCGCTGTCGGCCGTGCGTACTGCGCCGTCCGCGGTCCATGCCGCGCCACAGCCCGCGTCAGGGCGCGAGTTCGCGTTCTCGCTCGAGGACTTCGAGCGCATTCGCAAGCTCATTCATGATCATGTCGGCATCGCGCTCACGCCGGCCAAGCAGGACATGGTCTACAGCCGGCTCACGCGACGCCTGAGAATCTGCGGCGAGACCACCTTCGCCGGCTATCTGGCGCGGCTCGAGCGCGATCGGGTCGAGTGGGAGGCTTTCGTCAATTCGCTCACTACCAATCTGACCTCGTTCTTCCGCGAGTCGCACCACTTCGATCTGCTCACCGAGCAATTGCGCAAGATTGGCTCCGGGCGCCGCATCCAGATCTGGTGCTGTGCCGCTTCGACCGGCGAGGAGCCGTACTCGATCGCGATTGCCGCCTGCGAGGCCTTCCGATCGCTCGCCCCGCCGGTGT
It encodes:
- the flhC gene encoding flagellar transcriptional regulator FlhC yields the protein MKNKSVIAEADDVRRAIEMVSLGARMQMLEAETRLSRERLLRIYKEVRGVSPPKGMLPFSTDWFMAWQPNVHGSLFMGFHRFFSARSGVSPLEAVLKAYHLYLDHIDAASLEPVLSITRAWTLVRFFDADMLQLAPCSGCNGRYVAHAYDPVHDYTCGLCNMPSRAGKGRGRGKVSPNARAVRERVASMD
- the motA gene encoding flagellar motor stator protein MotA, translated to MLLIVGYIVVLLASIGTYAMHGSLLALWVPLEYLAIFGLMVGSFVGGNSPRAMKATLGALPSVLKGERYNKALYMNLLGLMYEVLAKVRKEGLMAIEADVENPESSALFGKYPDVMADHHAVEFLTDYLRMMVGGNLNAFEIEALMDAEIETHHHEAKAPADIVAKIADGLPAFGIVVAVMGVVNVMGSVGEPPAVLGKMLAGALVGTFLGILLSYGFVQPIASQLEQRAEAGAKVFQCIKVVLLASMNGYAPQVAVEFGRKVLHSADRPGFLELEEDIKNRKKSG
- a CDS encoding CheR family methyltransferase; protein product: MSLHDRNPGPLSAVRTAPSAVHAAPQPASGREFAFSLEDFERIRKLIHDHVGIALTPAKQDMVYSRLTRRLRICGETTFAGYLARLERDRVEWEAFVNSLTTNLTSFFRESHHFDLLTEQLRKIGSGRRIQIWCCAASTGEEPYSIAIAACEAFRSLAPPVSIIASDVNTDVLDVARRGHYEPDRVARMSPTRLQQYFQQEAGGAWRIRPELQRLVSFRTINLLAPHWGLRGPLDAIFCRNVMIYFDKPTQYAILKRFAPLLAPDGALYAGHSESFQHASDLFRLVGRTVYRPVG
- the flhD gene encoding flagellar transcriptional regulator FlhD, with product MKRSDFQDEIRELNIAYLMLAQKMLREDRDTAMFRLGIGDEVADLIGGLSSARLVRMATGQMLLPVFRFDDVKLAGLLAGEGRDAASSSIHAAIVAAGRLADENN
- the motB gene encoding flagellar motor protein MotB, with translation MSDENQQPIVIRRVNKGHAAHHGGAWKIAYADFVTAMMAFFLMMWLLGSTSDGDLKGIADFFQSPLRVAQQGGSGSGDSSSIIPGGGEDLSRAVGQVKRGEVEPQRRMINLEAARARQAVPAEADGQETRERARLIDMKGRLEALIEATPNLRAFKNQILIDITSEGLRIQLVDEQNRPMFDLSSAELRPHTRELLRAIGRALNDLPNRLSLSGHTDAKPFPDGERAFSNWELSANRANASRRELIAGGLDPSKIARVVGHSDTIPFNPEDAFDPSNRRISIIVMNKRTEEAVLGENPTFDVEADPGPDDPETLLEQIGNEIE